A single window of Candidatus Thermoplasmatota archaeon DNA harbors:
- a CDS encoding acetate uptake transporter, with protein sequence MREKLTEKELAKPVALGLGGFALTMGIIGTLRLSKGIAMIFITLTILFFLLVVGEFNQSVKIIAGYEGIFCALCAWYCSAAVLLERCYGREVLPLGKVKK encoded by the coding sequence GTGAGAGAAAAATTGACTGAAAAAGAATTAGCAAAGCCAGTAGCGCTCGGACTCGGCGGCTTTGCATTGACCATGGGAATTATAGGAACACTTAGATTATCCAAGGGCATAGCCATGATTTTTATAACATTAACTATACTATTCTTCTTATTGGTGGTTGGTGAATTCAATCAATCTGTAAAAATTATCGCTGGCTATGAAGGAATCTTCTGCGCGCTCTGTGCTTGGTATTGTTCAGCAGCTGTTTTATTAGAACGCTGTTATGGGCGCGAGGTTCTACCGTTAGGTAAGGTGAAGAAATAA
- a CDS encoding FAD-dependent oxidoreductase → LEAEEEGVRINYLVAPTKIIGKDGKVVGLECIRMELGEPDETGRRKPVPIKGSEFIIDADMIIPAIGQETEINFLKANNFELTKKGTLSVDSNTLATNLKGIFAGGDLVRGPSTVVEAIADGYQAAVSIDKYLKGESLELKREEKHVVGIEEVDIKAVPKKARVKQLQLPAQERIKNFAEVNLGFTEQQAIEESKRCLNCAGCSECKECEKACEPKAIIYDQKEETLELEVGAIVVATGFDIFDASLKPEYGYGKYQEVITGLEFERLSSASGPTGGEIIINGKKPKKAIFIQCVGSRDKQVGNEYCSRVCCMYTAKQAHLIKEKIPDCEVIVCYTDVRAFGKGFEEFYDRVKNEGVIYRRGSVGEVYKKAGKVIVRGEDTLTGEVYEEETDLVVLATGLVQRKDSKELGTLLRTAYGTDGFFLEAHPKLRPVDSRVSGIFLAGCCQAPKDIPD, encoded by the coding sequence TTGGAGGCAGAAGAAGAGGGCGTGAGGATAAATTATCTAGTAGCGCCAACAAAAATCATTGGTAAAGATGGAAAAGTTGTAGGGCTGGAATGTATTAGAATGGAGCTTGGCGAGCCTGACGAAACAGGGCGAAGAAAGCCTGTACCAATCAAAGGGAGCGAGTTCATTATAGATGCAGATATGATAATACCTGCTATCGGACAGGAAACAGAAATAAACTTTTTGAAAGCCAATAATTTTGAGCTCACAAAAAAAGGCACTTTATCAGTAGATTCAAATACACTTGCTACAAATTTAAAAGGTATTTTTGCAGGCGGAGACCTTGTAAGAGGCCCTTCTACGGTCGTTGAAGCAATTGCAGATGGCTACCAAGCAGCTGTTTCTATCGACAAATACCTGAAGGGCGAAAGTTTAGAATTAAAGAGAGAAGAGAAGCATGTGGTTGGGATAGAAGAAGTTGATATTAAAGCAGTTCCGAAAAAGGCAAGAGTAAAGCAGTTGCAACTACCAGCTCAGGAAAGAATAAAAAATTTTGCAGAAGTAAACTTAGGTTTTACAGAGCAGCAAGCAATCGAAGAATCAAAAAGATGTCTTAATTGCGCTGGTTGCAGCGAATGCAAAGAATGCGAAAAAGCGTGCGAGCCTAAAGCTATTATTTACGACCAGAAAGAAGAAACTCTAGAACTCGAAGTAGGTGCAATTGTAGTAGCTACCGGATTCGATATTTTCGATGCATCTTTAAAACCAGAATACGGCTACGGCAAATATCAAGAAGTTATTACCGGCTTGGAATTTGAACGTCTCAGTTCCGCAAGCGGTCCTACAGGCGGTGAAATTATTATCAATGGTAAAAAACCCAAAAAAGCAATTTTCATACAATGTGTAGGCTCAAGAGATAAACAAGTGGGCAACGAGTACTGCTCTAGAGTATGCTGCATGTATACTGCAAAACAAGCTCATTTAATCAAAGAGAAAATACCCGATTGCGAAGTCATTGTTTGCTATACAGATGTAAGAGCTTTTGGTAAAGGATTTGAAGAGTTCTATGATAGAGTAAAAAACGAAGGTGTTATTTATAGGCGCGGCAGTGTTGGCGAGGTCTACAAAAAAGCAGGCAAAGTTATTGTAAGAGGTGAAGACACACTCACAGGAGAGGTCTACGAAGAGGAAACTGATTTAGTTGTATTAGCTACAGGCTTGGTACAGAGAAAGGATTCAAAAGAGTTAGGTACCTTACTCAGAACTGCATATGGTACAGATGGGTTCTTTCTTGAAGCGCATCCTAAGTTAAGACCTGTAGATTCAAGAGTCAGCGGAATTTTCCTTGCAGGTTGTTGCCAAGCGCCAAAAGATATTCCTGAC
- a CDS encoding CoB--CoM heterodisulfide reductase iron-sulfur subunit A family protein codes for MNEQRIGVFVCHCGKNIGGFIDVPGVVDYAKTLPNVVHAEHNLYTCSEDGRKAIKKAIEEQDLNRVIVASCTPRTHEKLFRSTCKEAGLNPYLFEFVNIREHCSWVHMNEPERAIAKAKDLIRAGVAKARFLESLEELKIDVESKALVIGAGVAGLTASLTLANYGIETYLVEKEKELGGMVRQLNKLYFTNQAPLDFLKPLIEKVVKHKKIKVLTKSNIEDVEGYIGNYIVTISDHKRKLKLKVGTIIVAIGAIEYEPTDLYGYGKNENVITQLQLEKLLRAGKLTDVNNIIIIQCVGARGQVFSYCSRICCINAIKNAILIKETLPKTKISVLHNGIQIYGTEFEELYRKSRELGVRFKKYSSERLPEVVLENGKTKVKFYHELLNRTFEYDTDLVVLSTPLIQNPDAEKLSKFLKVPLGQDGFFAEAHVKLRPLEFATDGIYLCGTAHSPKDVKESTVQALGAASRASVPLINGYVLTEPTNAVVNKDRCSACGICIALCSYNAIERDEERRAKVIEAVCKGCGACSSACPSGAIKMNHFTDKQIYAQVSALL; via the coding sequence ATGAACGAGCAAAGAATAGGAGTATTTGTTTGCCACTGCGGTAAGAATATAGGCGGCTTTATTGATGTGCCAGGTGTTGTAGATTATGCCAAAACACTACCCAATGTAGTTCATGCTGAACACAATCTTTACACGTGCTCAGAAGATGGTAGAAAGGCGATAAAGAAGGCTATTGAAGAGCAAGATCTTAACCGAGTAATAGTAGCATCTTGTACTCCAAGAACTCATGAAAAATTATTTAGGAGCACTTGTAAAGAGGCGGGCTTGAATCCTTATCTGTTCGAGTTTGTTAATATTAGAGAGCACTGTTCGTGGGTTCATATGAATGAGCCAGAAAGAGCAATTGCTAAAGCTAAGGATTTGATCAGAGCTGGAGTTGCTAAAGCCAGATTTCTAGAGTCTCTAGAGGAACTAAAAATAGACGTGGAGTCTAAAGCGCTTGTTATCGGTGCTGGTGTGGCAGGTCTAACTGCGAGTCTCACTCTTGCGAACTATGGGATTGAAACCTATCTCGTTGAAAAGGAAAAAGAACTTGGTGGGATGGTAAGACAACTTAATAAGTTGTATTTTACAAACCAAGCCCCATTAGATTTTTTAAAACCGCTGATAGAGAAGGTTGTCAAACATAAGAAAATCAAGGTGCTTACAAAATCGAATATAGAAGATGTTGAAGGATATATTGGCAATTATATTGTAACTATATCTGACCATAAAAGAAAACTAAAACTAAAAGTAGGCACAATAATAGTTGCAATAGGTGCAATAGAATACGAGCCTACTGATTTATATGGATATGGCAAAAACGAAAACGTAATTACGCAGCTTCAGCTTGAAAAATTATTAAGAGCTGGAAAACTTACAGATGTAAATAATATAATTATTATTCAGTGCGTAGGCGCTAGAGGACAAGTTTTTAGTTACTGCTCCAGAATATGCTGTATAAATGCTATAAAAAATGCAATATTAATCAAAGAAACTCTGCCTAAAACAAAAATCTCAGTACTACATAATGGAATTCAAATTTACGGCACAGAATTTGAGGAGCTCTATAGAAAGAGCAGGGAGTTAGGCGTAAGATTTAAAAAATATTCTTCAGAGCGTTTGCCAGAAGTTGTTCTTGAAAACGGAAAAACAAAAGTTAAATTCTATCACGAACTGCTGAACAGAACTTTTGAGTATGATACTGATTTGGTAGTGCTCTCTACACCACTAATTCAAAATCCTGACGCAGAGAAGCTATCTAAATTTTTAAAAGTGCCGCTTGGGCAAGATGGGTTTTTCGCTGAAGCGCATGTCAAACTCCGCCCGTTAGAGTTCGCAACTGATGGCATATATCTTTGCGGTACTGCTCATAGCCCCAAAGACGTAAAAGAGAGTACAGTTCAAGCATTAGGCGCTGCATCTAGGGCAAGTGTGCCATTAATCAATGGCTATGTACTCACAGAGCCTACAAACGCAGTTGTTAATAAAGACAGATGTAGCGCTTGCGGGATTTGCATAGCTCTTTGTTCTTATAACGCAATAGAGCGCGATGAAGAAAGAAGAGCTAAAGTTATAGAGGCAGTATGTAAAGGCTGCGGCGCTTGTAGTAGTGCTTGTCCATCAGGCGCTATTAAAATGAACCACTTCACAGATAAACAGATTTATGCGCAAGTGAGCGCTTTATTGTAA
- a CDS encoding FAD-dependent oxidoreductase, with translation MARTKPVLVIGGGIAGIQASLDLAEKGMKVWLVERSPSIGGRMSQLDKTFPTNDCSICILSPKMAECYL, from the coding sequence ATGGCTAGAACGAAACCTGTACTGGTAATCGGTGGCGGTATCGCTGGGATACAAGCTTCTCTGGATCTAGCTGAAAAAGGTATGAAAGTTTGGCTTGTAGAGCGCTCTCCGAGCATTGGCGGTAGAATGTCTCAGTTAGACAAAACTTTTCCAACTAATGATTGCTCTATTTGCATACTATCTCCGAAAATGGCTGAGTGCTATCTG
- a CDS encoding FAD-dependent oxidoreductase has protein sequence MKIGVYVCECGVNIASTVNVEKVIEYAKTLPLVVTARYYKYMCSEPGQALIKKDISELGLDRVIVASCSPTMHEPTFREVCKEAGLNPYCFEMVNIREQCSWVHEDIVNATEKATALIAGTVKRAALTEPLKEQEVNVTQTALVIGGGIAGMQTSLEIANAGFKVYLVEKEPSIGGRMAQLDKTFPTLDCSSCILTPKMAEVGRHKNIELLTYSEIADVKGYV, from the coding sequence ATGAAAATAGGAGTTTACGTTTGCGAATGCGGTGTGAATATTGCCTCTACAGTTAATGTAGAAAAAGTCATAGAATACGCTAAAACTTTACCCCTGGTAGTAACCGCCAGATATTACAAATACATGTGTTCAGAGCCAGGCCAGGCACTAATAAAAAAAGACATTAGCGAATTAGGTTTGGATAGAGTAATAGTAGCGTCATGCTCTCCGACTATGCACGAGCCTACTTTCAGAGAGGTATGTAAAGAAGCAGGTCTTAATCCGTACTGTTTTGAAATGGTTAATATTCGCGAGCAGTGTTCTTGGGTGCATGAAGACATAGTTAATGCAACTGAGAAGGCAACGGCGCTTATAGCAGGCACTGTAAAGCGGGCTGCACTGACAGAGCCTTTAAAAGAGCAAGAAGTGAATGTAACGCAAACAGCGCTAGTAATTGGCGGCGGTATTGCAGGTATGCAAACTTCTTTAGAAATAGCGAATGCTGGTTTTAAAGTTTATTTGGTAGAGAAAGAGCCGAGTATTGGCGGCAGAATGGCACAGCTGGATAAAACTTTCCCTACCTTAGACTGCTCTTCTTGTATTCTAACTCCAAAAATGGCAGAAGTTGGAAGGCACAAAAATATAGAGCTTCTAACTTACTCGGAAATTGCAGATGTAAAAGGGTATGTG
- a CDS encoding (Fe-S)-binding protein: GIKPNRSTWLENLKTSQKGEYLYFAGCLPYYEELYKDIGFKGKEIVKSTVGVLNYLGITPAVMSEERCCGHDLLWQGETEEFEQLAKLNLEAVKKTNAHTVIFSCPECYRTFKKDYPEYVGELNFEVLHLSEFISALIRKGQLKIEKDDRRVTYQDPCRLGRHLGIYDAPRNILTTIFDDKFVEMERNKADSSCCGVSAWLNCDSNSKQIQLERIAEARATGADTLITACPKCQIHFRCAMYESETLEKIRKIEKIDVCDLAQVVFDRMRSKLWLERNLYW, from the coding sequence GGAATCAAGCCCAACAGAAGTACTTGGCTGGAAAATTTAAAAACATCCCAAAAAGGCGAGTATTTGTATTTTGCAGGTTGCCTACCATATTACGAAGAGCTGTATAAAGATATCGGGTTTAAGGGTAAGGAAATAGTTAAAAGCACGGTTGGAGTTCTTAACTATCTAGGAATAACTCCTGCCGTTATGAGTGAAGAGCGGTGCTGCGGGCACGATTTATTATGGCAAGGTGAAACGGAGGAGTTCGAACAACTTGCAAAGCTTAATCTTGAAGCGGTTAAAAAAACAAATGCGCACACAGTTATTTTTTCGTGTCCTGAATGCTATAGAACTTTTAAGAAAGACTACCCAGAGTACGTGGGGGAGCTTAATTTTGAAGTTCTACATTTATCAGAGTTCATTTCTGCACTTATTAGGAAAGGGCAACTAAAAATCGAAAAAGATGATAGGAGAGTAACTTACCAAGATCCCTGCAGGCTGGGTAGACATCTCGGCATATATGATGCACCTAGAAATATTCTTACAACCATCTTTGACGATAAATTTGTAGAAATGGAACGAAACAAAGCAGATAGTTCTTGCTGCGGGGTTAGCGCGTGGCTGAATTGCGACAGTAATAGCAAGCAAATTCAGTTAGAAAGAATTGCAGAAGCAAGAGCTACAGGTGCCGATACTCTAATTACTGCGTGCCCTAAATGCCAGATTCATTTTAGATGCGCTATGTATGAAAGTGAAACCCTTGAAAAAATTAGAAAGATAGAGAAAATTGATGTATGCGATCTTGCTCAGGTCGTATTTGATAGAATGAGGTCAAAATTATGGCTAGAACGAAACCTGTACTGGTAA
- a CDS encoding 4Fe-4S dicluster domain-containing protein — protein AEALGIISNKKLFRSPAVAVVDEIICRGCGKCIEICEYKALELKETPEKRLVAQVNPAVCEGCGACSAACCNGAITVKHFANNQIIATIEGIMWSS, from the coding sequence CAGCAGAGGCTCTAGGCATAATTTCTAACAAAAAATTATTTCGTTCTCCAGCTGTAGCTGTTGTAGATGAAATAATTTGTAGAGGATGCGGTAAGTGCATAGAAATATGCGAGTACAAAGCTTTGGAGTTAAAAGAAACTCCAGAGAAACGGCTTGTAGCGCAAGTTAATCCCGCCGTATGCGAAGGGTGCGGAGCATGCTCTGCAGCTTGCTGTAACGGCGCTATTACAGTCAAACATTTTGCAAATAACCAGATAATCGCAACTATAGAAGGTATAATGTGGAGCAGCTAA
- a CDS encoding hydrogenase iron-sulfur subunit gives MVFEPKIIAFCCNWCAYAGADLAGTSRIKYPPNVYIVRVMCSGRIEPAHILRALELGADGVLVAGCHPGDCHYISGNEKAEEKVKAVKKITELAGLKSERVRMEWISASEGKKFASVVQNFVDYLKTLGPNPIKLEKYYESKIIDIETLIKNTKAYYCLECGKCTSACQITKYYPGFSPRMIIEKALEELDKEIYSDKYLWQCTTCNLCGVKCPSEVQYVEFIKGARTKARKLGESGRCSKAGAMLSLMR, from the coding sequence ATGGTATTCGAGCCTAAAATTATAGCTTTCTGCTGCAATTGGTGCGCCTATGCAGGCGCTGACCTAGCAGGCACAAGTAGAATAAAATATCCTCCAAACGTATATATTGTAAGAGTAATGTGTTCAGGTAGGATAGAGCCTGCTCACATTCTCAGAGCTTTGGAATTAGGTGCAGATGGCGTGTTAGTAGCAGGCTGCCATCCAGGCGATTGCCATTACATATCAGGGAATGAAAAAGCAGAAGAAAAGGTGAAAGCAGTTAAAAAGATAACAGAGCTAGCAGGCTTAAAATCAGAACGTGTAAGAATGGAATGGATATCAGCATCGGAAGGTAAAAAATTCGCATCTGTAGTCCAAAATTTTGTAGACTACTTAAAAACTTTAGGACCTAACCCTATTAAGTTGGAGAAGTATTATGAAAGTAAAATTATAGACATAGAAACGTTAATTAAAAACACCAAAGCCTACTACTGCTTGGAATGCGGTAAATGCACTTCTGCATGCCAGATAACAAAATATTATCCAGGCTTTTCGCCAAGAATGATAATTGAAAAAGCACTGGAAGAACTCGATAAAGAAATCTACAGTGATAAGTATCTATGGCAGTGTACAACATGTAATTTATGTGGCGTGAAATGCCCCTCGGAAGTGCAGTATGTAGAGTTTATCAAAGGCGCGCGTACAAAAGCTCGTAAACTCGGTGAAAGCGGTAGATGCTCCAAAGCAGGTGCTATGCTCTCGTTAATGAGAA
- a CDS encoding FAD-dependent oxidoreductase, whose protein sequence is GVEIKTNTKIESITSLKGYDAVFVAIGAHKSRKLKIPGEELQGVLHGIIFLRDLNLNKKVKVGSKVVVIGGGNVAIDSARSALRLGAKEVFILYRRSRAEMPANEWEILEAEEEGVRINYLVAPTKIIGKDGKVVGLECIRMELGEPDETGRRKPVPIKGSEFIIDADMIIPAIGQETEINFLKANNFELTKKGTLSVDSNTLATNLKGIFAGGDLVRGPSTVVEAIADGYQAAVSIDKYLKGESLELKREEKHVVGIEEVDIKAVPKKARVKQLQLPAQERIKNFAEVNLGFTEQQAIEESKRCLNCAGCSECKECEKACEPKAIIYEQKEEILELEVGAIIVATGFEPYLPYELTEYGYGRYPDVLTALEYERILSASGPTEGKIIKRSNKKKPKTIAFIQCVGSRDMQHDHPYCCAVCCMHATKEAMITKEHEKDIDCWVFYTDLRALSKGFQEYVDRAKNEYGIKYIRAKPGRITGNGGSALRVWYEDTVTSELRTLNAELVVLATTLLPREDVREIASILGVELNEYGFFRIPNPLDAPVDTTREGIFVAGYCEAPKDIPESVAQGSAAAARAAEIIMRR, encoded by the coding sequence GGGTGTAGAAATAAAAACAAACACAAAAATAGAAAGTATCACTAGTCTAAAAGGTTACGATGCAGTATTTGTGGCTATCGGTGCGCATAAGAGCAGAAAGTTAAAAATTCCTGGCGAAGAACTGCAAGGAGTTCTTCACGGCATTATTTTCCTAAGAGATTTAAATCTAAATAAGAAAGTCAAGGTCGGTAGTAAAGTTGTAGTAATCGGTGGCGGCAACGTTGCAATTGATTCAGCTCGCTCTGCACTAAGGTTAGGGGCTAAAGAAGTTTTTATATTGTATAGGCGGTCAAGAGCAGAGATGCCTGCAAACGAGTGGGAGATTTTGGAGGCAGAAGAAGAGGGCGTGAGGATAAATTATCTAGTAGCGCCAACAAAAATCATTGGTAAAGATGGAAAAGTTGTAGGGCTGGAATGTATTAGAATGGAACTTGGCGAGCCTGACGAAACAGGGCGAAGAAAGCCTGTACCAATCAAAGGGAGCGAGTTCATTATAGATGCAGATATGATAATACCTGCTATCGGACAGGAAACAGAAATAAACTTTTTGAAAGCCAACAATTTTGAGCTCACAAAAAAAGGCACTTTATCAGTAGATTCAAATACACTTGCTACAAATTTAAAAGGTATTTTTGCAGGCGGAGACCTTGTAAGAGGCCCTTCTACGGTCGTTGAAGCAATTGCAGATGGCTACCAAGCAGCTGTTTCTATCGACAAATACCTGAAAGGCGAAAGTTTAGAATTAAAGAGAGAAGAGAAGCATGTGGTTGGGATAGAAGAAGTTGATATTAAAGCAGTTCCGAAAAAGGCAAGAGTAAAGCAGTTGCAACTACCAGCTCAGGAAAGAATAAAAAATTTTGCAGAAGTAAACTTAGGTTTTACAGAGCAGCAAGCAATCGAAGAATCAAAAAGATGTCTTAATTGCGCTGGTTGCAGCGAATGCAAAGAATGCGAAAAAGCGTGCGAGCCTAAAGCTATTATTTACGAGCAGAAAGAAGAAATTCTAGAACTCGAAGTAGGTGCAATTATAGTAGCTACTGGATTCGAGCCTTATCTACCTTATGAGCTAACTGAATACGGCTATGGCAGATACCCAGATGTGCTAACCGCACTAGAATATGAAAGAATACTTTCAGCTTCAGGTCCTACAGAAGGAAAGATTATAAAAAGAAGTAACAAGAAAAAACCGAAAACAATAGCTTTTATTCAGTGTGTAGGCTCACGCGATATGCAACATGACCATCCGTATTGCTGTGCAGTCTGCTGTATGCATGCAACTAAAGAAGCGATGATAACTAAAGAGCATGAAAAGGATATCGATTGTTGGGTGTTCTATACAGATTTGCGTGCGCTGTCCAAAGGTTTTCAAGAATACGTGGATAGAGCAAAAAACGAATATGGAATAAAATATATAAGAGCCAAACCTGGAAGGATTACAGGAAATGGTGGTAGCGCACTTCGTGTGTGGTATGAAGATACAGTTACTTCAGAATTAAGAACATTAAACGCAGAACTTGTAGTGCTCGCTACCACATTGCTACCTAGAGAGGATGTGAGAGAAATAGCGTCAATCTTAGGTGTAGAATTGAATGAATATGGATTCTTCAGAATACCAAATCCTCTAGATGCACCAGTAGATACAACTAGAGAAGGTATTTTCGTAGCTGGGTACTGTGAAGCGCCTAAGGACATACCTGAAAGTGTAGCGCAAGGGAGTGCAGCAGCAGCAAGAGCTGCAGAAATAATTATGAGGAGATAA